A DNA window from Halomicrobium mukohataei DSM 12286 contains the following coding sequences:
- a CDS encoding HTH domain-containing protein: MSDTPTPHIELYVRSLVPDGAHERQAAVIERLETLDQNDAIEDFSVIVWGKQVSRESAAAHTEEGRYILNRVAEFKQWALSNNVSLESFYQTTEISSEITDDYSAMILPVMGLAEYAGGELQHVAPCTNGDVVHTIMDRLERLEAGEPPAIEQEASNASIV; this comes from the coding sequence ATGTCCGATACCCCCACACCCCACATCGAACTCTACGTCCGGTCGCTCGTTCCGGACGGTGCCCACGAGCGACAGGCGGCCGTCATCGAGCGACTCGAAACGCTGGACCAGAACGACGCGATCGAAGACTTCTCGGTCATCGTCTGGGGCAAGCAGGTGTCCCGGGAGTCGGCGGCCGCCCACACCGAGGAGGGCCGGTACATCCTCAATCGCGTCGCCGAGTTCAAGCAGTGGGCGCTGTCGAACAACGTCTCGCTGGAGTCGTTCTACCAGACGACCGAGATCTCTTCGGAGATCACCGACGACTACTCGGCGATGATCCTGCCCGTGATGGGACTGGCCGAGTACGCGGGCGGAGAACTCCAGCACGTGGCTCCCTGTACGAATGGTGACGTGGTCCATACGATCATGGACCGACTCGAACGCCTGGAAGCCGGCGAACCACCGGCGATCGAGCAGGAAGCGAGCAACGCCTCGATCGTCTAG
- a CDS encoding lycopene cyclase domain-containing protein, translating into MLPDITVLGPYTYLATEIVWGLVAAGLLWYADAGRTAARTIAVLYPFAYVWDWYTLAVGVFAIPMRTGVELLGIPIEEHVFMIVVPAMVVGAHETLARLDDD; encoded by the coding sequence GTGCTCCCGGACATCACCGTCCTCGGCCCGTACACGTACCTCGCGACAGAGATCGTGTGGGGTCTCGTCGCGGCCGGCCTGCTCTGGTACGCCGACGCGGGCCGGACCGCTGCCCGAACGATCGCCGTCCTCTATCCGTTCGCGTACGTCTGGGACTGGTACACGCTGGCGGTCGGCGTGTTCGCGATCCCGATGCGAACCGGCGTCGAACTGCTCGGAATTCCGATCGAGGAACACGTCTTCATGATCGTCGTCCCCGCGATGGTCGTCGGCGCTCACGAGACACTCGCCCGACTCGACGACGACTGA
- a CDS encoding CBS domain-containing protein, which translates to MNIADIATSDFVELDADVRLGKVRSIFERENPKGIVITEDGAYAGVITQKQLVQSHVEDNAKAGAMMRSAPKVERHDDVREVARVLVEGGAKIAPVFEGGSLWGVVTGDDILEAVLENLDALTVEQIYTKDVVTITEETHVGQAINLLRKHSISRIPVLDDDGDLSGMVTTHDIVDVVVRDMNKATRGDRSGENDRVLDLPVYDIMNSPVATTSLDGSVRDAVERMLENDFAGLVVTPDHDDSLVAGIVTKTDVLRALTFTEEEHMDVQITNINLLDNTISRDDIREEIGDVASKYQDMQVQHAHVRFHEHKEKLRGTPLIQCQIRLRTNKGQAAGSGEGYGSDTAFNVALDKLQRNVLEMKGVRADEEYRGQLLRKLGEL; encoded by the coding sequence ATGAATATAGCTGATATTGCCACTAGTGATTTTGTTGAACTCGACGCCGATGTCCGCCTCGGCAAAGTGCGCTCGATCTTCGAGCGCGAGAACCCCAAGGGAATCGTCATCACCGAGGACGGGGCGTACGCCGGTGTGATTACCCAGAAGCAGCTGGTCCAGTCCCACGTCGAGGACAACGCCAAGGCAGGTGCGATGATGCGGTCGGCCCCGAAAGTCGAACGCCACGACGACGTCCGCGAGGTCGCTCGCGTCCTCGTCGAAGGCGGTGCGAAGATCGCACCGGTCTTCGAGGGGGGCTCGCTGTGGGGGGTCGTCACTGGCGACGACATTCTCGAAGCCGTCCTGGAGAATCTCGATGCCCTCACCGTCGAACAGATCTACACCAAAGACGTCGTCACCATCACCGAGGAGACCCACGTCGGGCAAGCGATCAACCTCCTGCGCAAGCACAGCATCTCTCGTATCCCCGTGCTCGACGACGACGGAGACCTCTCTGGCATGGTCACGACCCACGACATCGTCGACGTGGTCGTCCGGGATATGAACAAGGCGACGCGGGGCGACCGCTCCGGCGAGAACGACCGCGTCCTCGATCTGCCGGTCTACGACATCATGAACAGCCCCGTCGCGACGACCTCTCTCGACGGTTCGGTTCGAGATGCCGTCGAGCGGATGCTCGAAAACGACTTCGCCGGCCTCGTCGTCACCCCGGACCACGACGACTCGCTGGTCGCCGGGATCGTCACCAAGACGGACGTGCTCCGCGCGCTGACGTTCACCGAGGAGGAGCATATGGACGTACAGATCACCAACATCAACCTCCTGGACAACACGATCTCTCGGGACGACATCCGCGAAGAGATCGGCGACGTGGCCAGCAAGTACCAGGACATGCAGGTCCAGCACGCCCACGTCCGCTTCCACGAGCACAAGGAGAAACTCCGTGGCACGCCCCTGATCCAGTGCCAGATCCGTCTGCGGACCAACAAGGGCCAGGCCGCCGGCTCCGGCGAGGGCTACGGCTCCGACACGGCGTTCAACGTCGCTCTCGACAAACTCCAGCGGAACGTCCTGGAGATGAAAGGCGTCCGCGCCGACGAGGAGTACCGCGGCCAGCTGCTGCGGAAGCTGGGCGAGCTGTAG
- a CDS encoding helix-turn-helix domain-containing protein, protein MREFEFTVQYEPGADDLMDLFVETPSLSARSQACFANADAMWRIDRIVGPSDVLDRLDDLYLDESICNECLDMERCSSTREYQVLDAGPEHRLIYTRRQEIDRCHSIPYLAVDYVGDGVLFDAERSGDEYVWRVLMPEATPVGELYDAIERNLRDGLTLELGHVGGIDGWRGDDAFDADLTVEERRTLQAAVDAGYYRTPRETTVDELGERLDVPRSTVQYRLQRAEGKAVEQFADGSL, encoded by the coding sequence ATGCGCGAGTTCGAGTTCACGGTCCAGTACGAGCCGGGCGCGGACGACCTGATGGACCTCTTTGTCGAGACTCCGTCGCTCTCCGCTCGCTCGCAGGCCTGTTTCGCCAACGCGGACGCGATGTGGCGAATCGACCGCATCGTCGGCCCGTCGGACGTGCTCGACCGCCTCGACGATCTCTATCTCGACGAGTCGATCTGTAACGAGTGTCTGGACATGGAGCGGTGTTCGTCCACCCGCGAGTACCAGGTTCTTGACGCCGGCCCGGAGCATCGCCTGATCTACACGCGCCGCCAGGAGATCGACCGCTGTCACTCCATCCCGTATCTCGCCGTCGACTACGTGGGCGACGGGGTGCTGTTCGACGCGGAACGATCGGGCGACGAGTACGTCTGGCGGGTCCTGATGCCGGAAGCGACGCCGGTCGGCGAGCTGTACGACGCGATCGAGCGAAACCTCAGAGACGGACTGACGCTCGAACTGGGCCACGTCGGCGGAATCGACGGCTGGCGTGGCGACGATGCCTTCGACGCCGATCTCACCGTCGAGGAGCGCCGAACGCTGCAGGCGGCCGTCGACGCGGGATACTACCGGACGCCACGGGAGACGACTGTCGACGAACTGGGCGAGCGACTGGACGTACCGCGATCGACGGTACAGTATCGGTTACAGCGAGCGGAGGGTAAGGCCGTCGAACAGTTCGCTGACGGTAGCCTCTAG